The following proteins come from a genomic window of Terribacillus aidingensis:
- a CDS encoding SE1832 family protein, with amino-acid sequence MNKQELETKLAELKMTYASVQADADKLASSGAGSAHMERQLEEMEIEIKSLRQQIRALE; translated from the coding sequence ATGAATAAACAAGAGCTGGAAACCAAACTGGCTGAATTGAAAATGACGTATGCAAGTGTGCAGGCAGACGCTGATAAACTGGCATCAAGCGGTGCTGGCTCAGCCCACATGGAAAGACAGCTTGAGGAGATGGAAATCGAGATTAAATCGCTTCGTCAGCAGATCCGGGCACTGGAATAA
- a CDS encoding hemolysin family protein: MNSPDDPGSPVLLQLVLIGILTVLNAFFAAAEIALVSLNKNRISQQADDGDKKAAMLQKLIADPSKFIATIQVGITLAGFFSSASAATGLADRFAGVLGDIPYAQQISVVVITVLLSYVTLVFGELFPKRVALQNAEKIARFSVTPILFISKIAMPFVKFLSFSTNVLVKITRVGNDAEAEKVSREEIKLLAQTGQEEGILNADEFDMIKGVFDLDDKIAREIMTPRTDTFTLSIDTPAEELADILLEQKYSRIPVYQTDSDTIVGILNMKDYFKAVREYGFDGVRLEAILREAHFVPETKYIDDLLKELQQTHNHLAILIDEYGGFSGIVTMEDMIEEIVGDIDDEYDEIEGELTRIDDNTYMASGSLQIDEFNDFFDTDIDVPNFDTIAGFILSRIGSIPDEDSDTVVEYENMLFTVESVRDNRLEKIKIELKRPHSEATI; the protein is encoded by the coding sequence ATGAATAGTCCGGATGATCCTGGGAGTCCAGTTTTACTCCAACTCGTATTGATTGGTATTTTAACAGTACTGAATGCTTTTTTTGCTGCAGCAGAAATTGCATTGGTCTCACTGAATAAGAATCGCATCTCACAGCAAGCAGACGACGGTGATAAGAAAGCGGCAATGCTGCAAAAACTTATTGCTGATCCAAGTAAGTTCATCGCAACTATCCAAGTGGGTATTACGCTGGCAGGCTTCTTCTCAAGTGCCTCAGCTGCTACCGGACTTGCAGATCGATTCGCTGGTGTGCTTGGAGATATCCCTTACGCCCAGCAAATCAGCGTGGTGGTCATTACTGTCTTGCTGTCTTATGTAACACTTGTATTCGGTGAATTATTCCCGAAAAGGGTTGCCCTTCAAAACGCGGAGAAGATTGCCAGATTCTCTGTCACACCGATTCTATTTATCAGTAAAATCGCAATGCCATTCGTCAAATTCCTTTCCTTCTCCACGAATGTACTTGTGAAAATCACACGTGTAGGAAATGATGCAGAAGCTGAAAAGGTCTCCAGGGAAGAGATCAAACTTCTTGCTCAGACTGGACAGGAGGAAGGAATCCTGAACGCGGATGAATTCGACATGATCAAAGGTGTTTTCGACCTTGATGATAAAATTGCACGTGAAATCATGACGCCGCGGACAGATACATTCACACTTAGCATCGATACCCCGGCTGAAGAACTTGCAGATATTCTGCTCGAACAGAAATATTCCAGAATTCCAGTCTACCAGACAGACAGCGATACTATTGTCGGTATTCTGAACATGAAGGATTATTTCAAAGCAGTACGAGAGTATGGATTTGATGGAGTGCGACTCGAAGCAATTTTGCGGGAAGCGCATTTCGTGCCCGAGACTAAATACATTGATGACCTTTTAAAAGAATTGCAGCAGACACATAATCATCTTGCAATCCTGATCGATGAGTATGGCGGCTTTTCCGGCATCGTCACAATGGAAGACATGATTGAAGAGATTGTCGGAGATATAGATGATGAATACGATGAAATCGAAGGAGAGCTGACCCGTATCGATGATAATACGTATATGGCGAGCGGTTCCCTTCAAATTGATGAATTCAATGATTTCTTTGATACAGATATCGATGTACCGAACTTCGATACGATTGCAGGCTTCATTCTAAGCCGCATCGGTTCGATACCTGATGAGGATTCCGATACAGTTGTGGAATATGAAAACATGCTCTTCACTGTAGAATCTGTACGTGATAATCGACTGGAGAAAATTAAAATTGAATTGAAGCGCCCGCATAGCGAGGCAACGATTTAA
- the recQ gene encoding DNA helicase RecQ, protein MEATAQQILKDYYGYDTFRKGQAEVIEHVMKNENTLAIMPTGGGKSICYQVPALMRRGTALIISPLISLMKDQVDALTAMDIPAAYINSTLEAAEMEWTMQQAAEGAFTFLYVAPERLENSRFLHMIRRLSISLIAFDEAHCISQWGHDFRPSYRSAISILDKLTETPPVMALTATATPQVADDIQKLLDIQEDFTTRTGFARDNLRFQVVKGADKERYILDFIQKRKQDTGIIYAPTRKLVDQLSLFLDRQGIKTAKYHAGMSEADRQAAQSSFIQDEVSVMIATNAFGMGIDKSNVRYVLHYALPMNMEAYYQEAGRAGRDGEPSDCVLLFSGQDVHLLKFLIENSSSDTQAEYQKLQQMMNYCHTQSCLQTYMLHYFQDPHIPEDCGRCSNCLNEFEKTDMTREAQMVLSCIKRMDERFGAVLVAKVLKGSKDKRIKQFGLESLSTYGIMKNRTEKDITHFIHYLSAEMILAPTDDKYPVLTLTDEAVQILKGEKKVMMQIAKATETAEADYDEALFQELRELRKQIAQAEGLPPYVIFSDATLKELCRYIPHTQDEMLGIKGIGERRMEQYGDQFLEVLKQHEQTAIVPNRDQKPLLQEKQDTPSHLISYEAFEKGSSMEEIAKDRGLTPMTVSNHLFKAYADGEPLDLQQFFTSEQETAVLDVLKQHDELPKLREIKEQMDVACDYHAIRAVLVHHGILDQ, encoded by the coding sequence GTGGAAGCTACAGCGCAGCAAATATTGAAGGATTATTACGGCTACGATACCTTCCGTAAAGGACAAGCCGAAGTAATCGAGCATGTGATGAAGAATGAAAATACATTAGCGATCATGCCGACAGGCGGAGGAAAATCGATTTGTTACCAGGTGCCCGCTTTAATGCGCCGTGGTACTGCACTGATCATCTCTCCGCTTATCTCCCTAATGAAGGATCAGGTCGACGCACTGACGGCAATGGATATACCTGCTGCTTATATAAACAGCACACTCGAAGCTGCCGAAATGGAATGGACGATGCAGCAAGCTGCAGAAGGTGCCTTCACCTTCCTTTATGTGGCACCAGAGCGACTGGAGAATTCTCGTTTCCTGCACATGATCCGTCGCCTTTCGATAAGCCTGATTGCTTTTGATGAAGCTCACTGTATTTCCCAATGGGGACATGATTTTCGCCCAAGCTACCGATCCGCTATCAGCATACTGGATAAACTGACAGAGACACCGCCTGTCATGGCTCTGACCGCTACCGCTACGCCACAGGTAGCAGACGATATTCAGAAACTGCTGGATATCCAGGAAGACTTCACGACTCGCACAGGCTTTGCTCGTGATAATCTTCGCTTTCAAGTAGTTAAAGGTGCAGATAAGGAGCGCTACATCCTGGATTTCATTCAAAAACGCAAGCAGGATACCGGTATCATCTACGCACCTACCAGAAAGCTAGTCGATCAGCTTTCCCTGTTCCTGGACCGACAAGGAATCAAAACAGCTAAATACCATGCCGGCATGAGCGAGGCAGACCGACAGGCCGCACAATCTTCCTTCATCCAAGATGAAGTCAGTGTCATGATTGCAACGAATGCTTTCGGAATGGGTATCGATAAAAGTAACGTACGTTATGTTCTGCACTATGCCTTGCCTATGAATATGGAAGCCTATTATCAGGAAGCAGGCCGTGCAGGTCGTGACGGTGAACCGAGTGATTGTGTACTGCTCTTCTCAGGGCAGGATGTACATTTACTGAAGTTCCTAATTGAAAATTCATCTTCCGATACACAAGCGGAATATCAAAAACTGCAGCAGATGATGAATTACTGCCATACACAGAGCTGCCTCCAGACGTATATGCTTCACTATTTTCAAGATCCGCACATCCCAGAGGATTGCGGCAGATGCAGCAACTGCCTGAATGAATTCGAGAAAACGGATATGACACGAGAAGCACAGATGGTACTTTCCTGCATCAAACGGATGGATGAGCGCTTTGGTGCTGTATTGGTTGCGAAGGTATTGAAAGGTTCCAAGGACAAACGAATCAAGCAATTCGGTCTCGAAAGTCTTTCCACTTACGGCATTATGAAAAATCGGACAGAAAAAGATATCACACATTTCATTCATTATCTTTCTGCTGAAATGATTCTCGCTCCAACTGATGATAAATATCCTGTTCTGACACTAACAGATGAAGCTGTCCAAATTCTTAAAGGTGAAAAGAAAGTAATGATGCAAATTGCCAAAGCTACGGAGACAGCCGAAGCGGATTATGATGAAGCGTTATTCCAAGAATTGCGGGAATTGCGCAAGCAGATTGCCCAAGCAGAAGGACTGCCTCCATACGTCATCTTCTCAGATGCAACACTAAAAGAGCTATGCCGATACATTCCGCATACGCAAGATGAGATGCTGGGGATCAAAGGTATCGGGGAAAGACGGATGGAACAGTATGGAGATCAATTCCTCGAAGTGCTAAAGCAGCATGAGCAGACAGCGATTGTACCTAACCGTGATCAAAAGCCATTACTCCAGGAAAAGCAAGATACTCCAAGTCATCTAATCAGTTATGAAGCCTTTGAGAAAGGCAGTTCCATGGAAGAAATAGCAAAGGATAGAGGCTTGACTCCAATGACTGTCAGCAATCATCTTTTCAAAGCCTATGCAGATGGAGAACCGCTGGACCTGCAGCAATTTTTCACATCAGAGCAGGAAACAGCAGTTCTCGATGTACTGAAGCAGCATGATGAACTTCCAAAGCTTCGGGAAATCAAGGAACAAATGGATGTAGCGTGTGACTACCATGCCATTCGTGCTGTACTCGTGCACCATGGTATTCTAGATCAATGA
- a CDS encoding aminopeptidase — MPDKELLEKYAEVALRTGVNIQKDQPLFIMAPLDGAEFVRLIAKRAYELGASEVHINWSDDTLMLLKYKHQSEEVLTDIPDWLVEQRAYYMKKGAALLQIRSTDPDLLKDVDGNKVAQATKATAKALQHLRHYTMNDIVPWTIITIPTDAWAQKIFPGKSAEEATKLLWDSIFKIVRIDQDDPIQAWKEHNATLHNARDVLNGKRYKKLHFKSEGTDLTIGLPEGHIWKGGSSTTEGGTEFNPNMPTEEVFTMPHKYDVEGTVSSKKPLIYDGNTIDNFTLTFKEGKVVDYKAEVGQETLKHLLETDEGALRLGEVALVPHESPISQSGLIFYNTLYDENASCHVALGKAYPTTLEGGASMNAEELDKHGVNDSLTHTDFMIGSADLSIDGIFADGSSEPVFRDGSWAIKFD, encoded by the coding sequence ATGCCAGATAAGGAATTATTAGAAAAATATGCTGAGGTCGCTTTGCGAACAGGTGTAAATATCCAAAAGGATCAACCGCTATTCATCATGGCACCGCTTGACGGAGCGGAATTTGTCCGCTTGATTGCGAAACGTGCTTATGAGCTGGGCGCAAGTGAGGTACATATCAATTGGTCAGATGATACTCTCATGCTTTTGAAATATAAGCATCAATCCGAGGAAGTGCTGACAGACATCCCTGATTGGCTGGTAGAGCAGCGTGCTTACTATATGAAGAAGGGTGCAGCACTTTTGCAGATTCGTTCCACTGACCCTGACCTTCTCAAGGATGTGGATGGTAACAAGGTAGCACAAGCTACGAAAGCTACTGCTAAAGCCTTGCAACATCTTCGGCACTATACAATGAATGATATCGTTCCATGGACGATCATAACTATTCCGACAGACGCCTGGGCACAAAAAATCTTCCCAGGGAAATCTGCTGAGGAAGCAACGAAGCTTCTTTGGGATTCTATTTTCAAGATTGTCCGTATTGATCAGGACGATCCGATTCAGGCGTGGAAGGAGCATAATGCTACGCTGCACAATGCCCGCGACGTACTGAATGGCAAACGATACAAGAAGCTGCATTTTAAATCTGAAGGAACAGATTTGACGATTGGCTTACCAGAAGGTCATATTTGGAAAGGCGGTTCTTCTACTACCGAGGGCGGTACTGAATTCAATCCGAATATGCCGACTGAGGAAGTGTTCACGATGCCGCATAAATACGACGTTGAGGGAACTGTTTCTAGTAAAAAACCATTGATTTATGATGGAAATACAATCGATAACTTCACACTTACCTTCAAAGAAGGAAAAGTTGTCGATTATAAAGCCGAGGTAGGTCAGGAGACATTGAAGCACTTGCTTGAAACAGACGAGGGAGCTTTGCGTCTTGGAGAAGTTGCATTAGTACCGCATGAATCTCCAATTTCCCAGTCTGGTCTCATCTTCTACAATACGCTGTATGATGAAAATGCTTCCTGTCACGTTGCTTTAGGAAAAGCTTATCCGACTACACTGGAAGGCGGAGCTTCCATGAATGCGGAAGAGCTTGATAAGCATGGAGTTAACGACAGTTTGACACATACTGATTTCATGATCGGATCAGCAGACCTATCCATTGACGGCATTTTTGCAGATGGATCATCCGAACCCGTTTTCCGTGATGGAAGCTGGGCAATCAAATTCGATTAA
- a CDS encoding ABC-F family ATP-binding cassette domain-containing protein, giving the protein MRIFSVENLTKTYGDKQLFQEIEFHIESRERIGLVGVNGTGKSTLLKVLAGIESSDGGNIDHSKTFQLAYLAQEPELTPGKTVLEEVFSGTSPILQTIRAYEETLSSLEKEPDNAKTQNRLFTLQAKMDAEDAWDASTQAKTILTKLGVDYYTALVDTLSGGQRKRVALAKALIQPADLLLLDEPTNHLDNETIEWLEGYLPSYPGALMLVTHDRYFLNRITSHIFELEMGSLYRYEGNYETYLTKKAERKAQTLLDQEKHQNTLRRELAWLHRGAKARTTKQKARIQRVEQMKETKFQTQENELDLQVGAARLGKKVLEAKGVTVQFGDKPLFSHFDFLFKPGDRIGIIGPNGSGKTSLLNTLAGRIQPTAGEVETGETVKLGYYTQLQQDMDQQLRIIDYIKEAAEVIRTADGNIITAEQMLEQFLFPRNHQYTYIHRLSGGERKRLYLLRVLMQEPNVLFLDEPTNDLDTETLGILEDYLESYPGVVITVSHDRYFLDRVVDQLILFEGAGAVSTFYGNYSEYREKVQEQPKLQQTKSEPVQAQKEKKKQKLSYKEQQEWNSIEDEIADLEERLEACAEGITEAGSNSERVQELFTEQQELEQQLEQKMERWEALSLLVEEIESQKQ; this is encoded by the coding sequence ATGCGTATTTTCAGTGTAGAGAATCTTACGAAGACATATGGAGATAAACAGCTGTTTCAGGAAATCGAATTCCACATCGAAAGCCGCGAAAGAATTGGTCTGGTAGGTGTAAACGGAACTGGAAAATCAACTTTGCTGAAGGTATTGGCTGGTATCGAAAGTTCGGATGGCGGAAACATCGACCACAGCAAAACGTTTCAGCTGGCTTATTTGGCCCAGGAGCCGGAATTGACTCCGGGTAAAACAGTTCTGGAGGAAGTTTTTAGCGGTACTAGTCCAATCCTGCAGACAATTCGTGCATATGAGGAAACACTCTCAAGCTTGGAGAAGGAGCCGGATAACGCAAAGACGCAAAATAGGCTGTTCACCCTTCAAGCTAAAATGGATGCAGAAGATGCATGGGATGCAAGTACGCAGGCGAAAACAATTCTGACGAAGCTTGGCGTAGATTATTATACAGCTCTTGTCGACACTTTATCAGGTGGACAGCGTAAGCGGGTAGCATTAGCAAAAGCGCTTATTCAGCCTGCTGATTTGCTGCTTCTGGATGAGCCGACAAATCATCTGGATAACGAGACAATCGAATGGCTTGAAGGCTATTTGCCTAGCTATCCTGGAGCTCTTATGCTTGTCACACATGATCGGTATTTCCTGAATCGGATAACGAGCCACATCTTTGAATTGGAGATGGGCAGTCTCTATCGATATGAAGGAAACTATGAAACATATTTGACGAAAAAAGCCGAACGGAAGGCTCAGACACTGCTGGATCAGGAAAAGCACCAGAATACATTGCGCCGGGAACTTGCTTGGCTGCACCGCGGAGCAAAAGCCCGGACAACCAAACAAAAAGCACGGATCCAGCGAGTAGAGCAAATGAAAGAAACCAAGTTTCAGACACAGGAGAACGAACTGGACTTACAGGTTGGAGCAGCCCGTTTAGGAAAGAAAGTGCTGGAGGCAAAAGGAGTAACGGTCCAATTCGGGGATAAGCCGTTATTCAGTCATTTCGACTTCCTGTTCAAACCAGGAGATCGTATTGGAATTATCGGTCCGAATGGGAGCGGGAAGACGTCTCTTTTGAATACACTTGCAGGCAGAATTCAGCCGACAGCAGGGGAGGTTGAGACCGGAGAGACAGTAAAGCTGGGGTATTATACACAGCTGCAGCAGGATATGGACCAGCAGCTGCGCATTATTGACTATATTAAGGAAGCAGCCGAAGTTATCCGTACCGCAGATGGAAACATCATCACAGCAGAACAGATGCTGGAGCAATTCCTATTCCCGCGGAATCACCAATATACGTATATCCACCGTTTATCAGGCGGTGAGCGAAAAAGGCTGTATTTGCTTCGTGTATTGATGCAGGAACCGAATGTCCTATTTCTAGATGAACCGACCAATGACCTGGATACGGAAACATTAGGCATTCTGGAAGATTATCTGGAGAGCTATCCAGGTGTCGTCATAACGGTTTCCCACGATCGTTATTTCCTTGACCGTGTAGTGGACCAGCTAATCCTTTTCGAAGGAGCAGGGGCAGTCTCAACGTTCTATGGCAACTATAGCGAGTACCGGGAAAAGGTTCAGGAACAGCCGAAACTGCAACAGACAAAGTCAGAGCCAGTCCAAGCGCAGAAAGAAAAGAAAAAGCAGAAGCTTTCTTATAAAGAACAGCAGGAATGGAACTCTATAGAAGACGAAATTGCTGATCTGGAAGAGCGACTGGAAGCGTGTGCCGAAGGGATAACCGAGGCAGGCAGTAACAGTGAGCGTGTCCAAGAACTGTTTACCGAACAACAAGAGCTGGAACAGCAACTGGAACAAAAGATGGAGCGATGGGAAGCACTGTCCTTGCTAGTAGAAGAAATCGAAAGTCAGAAACAATAG
- the pdxK gene encoding pyridoxine/pyridoxal/pyridoxamine kinase, producing the protein MKKALTIAGSDSSGGAGIQADLKTMQEFGVYGMSAVTTIVAMDPYNNWHHNVFPVDVNTVKEQLNTIVVGAGVDAVKTGMLGSPEIIELAANMIKENNIPNVVIDPVMVCKGADEELQPENTVSLREKLVPLATVITPNLFEAAKLAQMPLIHSVEEMKEAAQKIHALGAKYVLVKGGSKLETDKAIDVLYDGESFGILESENVDTTYTHGAGCTSSAAICALLANGSSVKEAIYEAKTFITEAIRGGFKLNQYVGPVNHGARKSMPQQ; encoded by the coding sequence ATGAAAAAAGCTTTGACAATTGCAGGCTCAGATTCCTCTGGCGGAGCAGGTATCCAAGCGGATCTGAAGACAATGCAGGAATTTGGCGTATACGGAATGTCTGCTGTGACGACAATCGTTGCAATGGATCCTTATAATAACTGGCATCATAATGTATTCCCGGTTGATGTGAATACTGTAAAGGAACAGCTGAATACGATCGTAGTAGGTGCTGGTGTTGATGCAGTGAAAACAGGAATGCTAGGTTCTCCGGAAATCATCGAATTGGCTGCAAATATGATCAAAGAAAACAACATACCCAATGTAGTAATTGACCCGGTTATGGTATGTAAAGGTGCGGATGAAGAACTGCAGCCGGAAAACACAGTTAGTCTCCGTGAGAAACTGGTCCCGCTTGCGACTGTGATCACACCTAACTTGTTCGAGGCTGCTAAACTGGCGCAAATGCCACTGATTCATTCTGTGGAAGAAATGAAAGAAGCAGCACAGAAAATCCATGCACTCGGTGCGAAATACGTCCTTGTAAAAGGCGGCAGCAAGCTTGAGACAGATAAAGCAATTGATGTGCTTTATGACGGAGAAAGCTTTGGAATTCTTGAGAGTGAGAATGTCGATACGACTTATACTCACGGTGCTGGCTGCACAAGTTCTGCAGCTATCTGTGCGCTGCTAGCGAACGGCAGCAGTGTGAAAGAAGCGATTTATGAAGCGAAGACATTCATTACAGAAGCGATTCGCGGAGGCTTCAAGCTTAATCAATATGTAGGCCCTGTCAATCATGGTGCCAGAAAGTCCATGCCACAGCAATAA